A region from the Bradyrhizobium erythrophlei genome encodes:
- the dnaN gene encoding DNA polymerase III subunit beta, whose product MKVTVERAQLLKSLGHVHRVVERRNTIPILGNVLVRAENARLSLKATDLDLEVNETLAAETATGGSTTVPAHMFYDIVRKLPDGAQIVLEGDGDRSVLAIRAGRSRFTLQTLPENDFPDLAAGDMTHSFTLAAADVKRLIDRTQFAISTEETRYYLNGIYLHTAGSAKAPTLRAVATDGHRLAQIDLALPGGAAGMPGVIVPRKTVGEVQRLIEDNEAEVKIELSQGKIRFTIGNVVLTSKLIDGTFPDYGRVIPQNNDKELIVDKKDFEAAVDRVSTISSERGRAVKLALSAGKLVLSVTNPDSGSATEELEVEYASDPLDIGFNSRYLLDIAAQIEGEVAILRLADPGSPTLVQDKDSKGALYVLMPMRV is encoded by the coding sequence ATGAAGGTTACCGTCGAACGTGCGCAACTTCTGAAATCCCTGGGCCACGTCCATCGCGTGGTCGAGCGCCGCAACACCATTCCGATCCTGGGCAACGTGCTGGTGCGGGCCGAAAACGCGCGGCTGTCGCTGAAGGCCACCGACCTCGACCTCGAGGTCAACGAGACGCTGGCCGCGGAGACCGCGACCGGCGGTTCCACCACCGTGCCGGCGCATATGTTCTACGACATCGTGCGCAAACTGCCCGACGGCGCCCAGATCGTGCTGGAAGGCGACGGCGACCGCTCGGTGCTGGCGATCCGTGCCGGCCGTTCGCGCTTCACGCTGCAGACGCTGCCCGAGAACGATTTCCCCGATCTCGCCGCCGGCGACATGACGCATTCGTTCACGCTGGCCGCCGCCGACGTCAAACGGCTGATCGACCGGACCCAGTTCGCGATCTCGACCGAAGAGACCCGCTATTACCTCAACGGCATCTATCTGCACACCGCCGGCAGCGCCAAGGCCCCGACCCTGCGCGCGGTCGCAACCGACGGCCATCGCCTCGCCCAGATCGACCTGGCCTTGCCGGGCGGCGCCGCCGGCATGCCCGGCGTGATCGTGCCGCGCAAGACCGTCGGCGAAGTGCAGCGGCTGATCGAGGACAACGAGGCCGAGGTCAAAATCGAACTGTCGCAGGGCAAGATCCGCTTCACCATCGGCAATGTGGTGCTGACCTCGAAGCTGATCGACGGCACGTTCCCGGATTACGGCCGCGTCATCCCGCAGAACAACGACAAGGAGCTCATTGTCGACAAGAAGGATTTCGAGGCCGCGGTCGACCGCGTCTCGACCATCTCCAGCGAGCGCGGCCGCGCGGTGAAACTGGCGCTGTCGGCGGGCAAGCTGGTGCTGTCGGTGACCAATCCGGATTCCGGCAGCGCGACCGAAGAGCTCGAAGTCGAATACGCCTCCGACCCGCTCGATATCGGTTTCAACTCGCGCTATCTGCTGGATATCGCCGCCCAGATCGAGGGCGAGGTTGCGATTCTGCGACTGGCCGATCCCGGCTCGCCGACGCTGGTGCAGGACAAGGATTCCAAGGGCGCGCTCTACGTGCTGATGCCGATGCGGGTGTAG
- the recF gene encoding DNA replication/repair protein RecF (All proteins in this family for which functions are known are DNA-binding proteins that assist the filamentation of RecA onto DNA for the initiation of recombination or recombinational repair.), translating to MTPSRIHRLGLTHFRNYRAAHLQTRGDVVVLVGPNGAGKTNCLEAISFLSPGRGLRRATLEDVADNQGNGSWAVSAEVEGALGLATLGTGIDPPGSEGAATSRRCRIDREPVGSATAFGDHLRMVWLTPSMDGLFMGAASERRRFFDRLVLAIDSEHSSRVSALDRSLRSRNRLLEVRNYDDHWCDAIERETAELAVAVAATRGQTATKLAAMLHARGEASAFPSAQIMLDGWMENALLSEPATAVEDRYRQILRDSRPRDAAAGRTLDGPHLTDLQVIYAPKNMPARDASTGEQKALLIGLVLAHASLVAEMTGITPLLLLDEVVAHLDPGRRTALFNELAKLGAQVWMTGADPVAFTDVGASGEVFDVDSGQIARRI from the coding sequence ATGACCCCGTCCCGCATTCACCGCCTCGGCCTCACGCATTTCCGCAATTATCGCGCGGCACACCTTCAGACGCGTGGCGATGTCGTGGTGCTGGTCGGCCCGAACGGCGCCGGCAAGACCAATTGCCTGGAGGCGATCTCGTTCCTGTCGCCGGGACGCGGGCTGCGCCGCGCCACGCTGGAGGATGTCGCCGACAATCAGGGCAACGGTTCCTGGGCGGTATCGGCCGAAGTCGAGGGCGCGCTGGGGCTGGCCACGCTCGGCACCGGGATCGATCCGCCCGGCAGCGAAGGCGCGGCCACCAGCCGGCGCTGCCGGATCGACCGCGAGCCGGTGGGCTCGGCTACCGCCTTCGGCGATCATTTGCGCATGGTGTGGCTGACGCCTTCGATGGACGGCCTGTTCATGGGTGCGGCATCGGAGCGGCGGCGGTTCTTCGACCGGCTGGTGCTGGCCATCGACAGCGAACATTCCAGCCGGGTATCGGCGCTCGACCGCTCCCTGCGTTCGCGCAACCGGCTGCTGGAGGTGCGCAATTACGACGATCATTGGTGCGACGCGATCGAACGCGAAACCGCCGAACTCGCGGTCGCGGTCGCCGCGACCCGCGGCCAGACCGCGACAAAACTCGCCGCGATGCTGCACGCGCGCGGCGAAGCGTCCGCTTTCCCCTCCGCGCAGATCATGCTCGACGGCTGGATGGAAAACGCGCTTCTGAGCGAACCCGCCACCGCCGTGGAGGACCGCTACCGGCAGATCCTGCGCGACAGCCGCCCGCGCGACGCCGCCGCCGGCCGCACGCTGGACGGTCCGCATCTCACCGACCTGCAGGTGATCTACGCGCCGAAAAACATGCCGGCCCGCGACGCTTCCACCGGCGAGCAGAAGGCGCTGCTGATCGGGCTGGTGCTGGCGCATGCCAGTCTGGTGGCGGAAATGACCGGCATCACCCCGCTGTTGCTGCTCGACGAGGTGGTGGCGCATCTCGATCCCGGCAGGCGGACCGCGCTGTTCAATGAGCTGGCAAAGCTCGGCGCCCAGGTCTGGATGACCGGCGCCGACCCGGTGGCCTTCACCGATGTCGGCGCGTCCGGCGAGGTTTTCGACGTCGATTCCGGCCAGATCGCCCGGCGGATTTGA
- a CDS encoding SGNH hydrolase domain-containing protein, with protein MFSLGSAMVLIAVAGGVIVWARGFDFRLPPEIRDMAAVPTQSNKWRVHECLLDLSHEMSFADTCVDRGRRPLIMVWGDSTAGALMPGLRKAQETSDFGIAQFTSSSCVPALNTDVAGVPNCRAINDKILLIARDLQPDIVLLHSTWDRYLDGVAETVTALKQQTHARVIVLGSVPWWKRGLPNEVMRYFMLYHRLIPERSDRAAPDSSAMGLREKLVPLGAKFISVWDTMCNAHGCLARIGDTAKDISASDHVHLTEKGSVFLVQSVIHEILRAQAPPSSAESQ; from the coding sequence ATGTTCAGCTTGGGTTCGGCAATGGTGCTGATTGCCGTGGCGGGCGGTGTCATCGTGTGGGCGCGCGGATTCGATTTCCGTCTGCCGCCGGAAATCCGCGACATGGCCGCCGTGCCGACGCAGTCCAACAAATGGCGGGTCCACGAATGCCTGCTCGATCTCAGCCATGAAATGTCATTTGCCGACACTTGCGTCGATCGCGGGCGCCGCCCGCTGATAATGGTCTGGGGCGATTCGACCGCGGGCGCGCTGATGCCCGGCCTGCGCAAGGCCCAAGAAACAAGCGACTTCGGCATCGCGCAATTCACCTCGAGTTCATGTGTGCCGGCGCTCAACACCGATGTCGCCGGCGTGCCCAATTGCCGCGCTATCAACGACAAGATACTGTTGATTGCCCGCGACCTCCAGCCAGATATCGTGCTGCTGCACAGTACCTGGGACCGGTATCTCGATGGCGTAGCCGAGACCGTGACGGCGCTGAAACAGCAGACCCATGCGCGGGTCATTGTGCTGGGTTCGGTGCCGTGGTGGAAGCGCGGGCTGCCCAACGAGGTGATGCGCTATTTCATGTTGTATCATCGCCTGATCCCCGAACGGTCCGATCGCGCGGCACCCGATTCGTCCGCCATGGGGTTGCGTGAGAAACTGGTGCCCCTCGGCGCTAAATTTATCTCGGTGTGGGACACGATGTGCAACGCGCATGGCTGCCTGGCCCGGATCGGCGATACCGCCAAGGATATTTCGGCGAGCGACCATGTGCACCTGACCGAAAAGGGATCGGTATTCCTGGTCCAGTCCGTCATCCACGAAATCCTTCGCGCGCAAGCTCCGCCTTCATCGGCCGAATCGCAGTGA